Proteins encoded by one window of Vitis vinifera cultivar Pinot Noir 40024 chromosome 10, ASM3070453v1:
- the LOC100267554 gene encoding MLO-like protein 6-like (The RefSeq protein has 1 substitution compared to this genomic sequence) yields the protein MAGDEETTTTTTAATLETTSTWAVASVCFILIALSILIEHALHLLAKYFNKKRRRSLIHALNNVKSELMLLGFVSLLLTVCQKYIAKICIPRSVGETFLPCKTLTESDSEEETKCEEQGKMSLLSTQGVEELQYLIFVLAFFHSLYCVLTFGLGMAKMKKWESWEAETRTLEYQFTNDPRRFTLIHQTSFGKQHLRYWSEHRILRWPVCFIQQFYPSVSKVDYLTLRHGFIMAHFAEGSNYDFQKYIKRALEKDFGVVVGGSFWVWSFSMLFVFFNAQVFYNYLWLPFIPLVMLLLVGTKLQGIITKMCLDSHDKALVVRGTLLVRPSDHFFWFGKPELLLHLMHFILFQNSFQLAFFTWTWYKFGFRSCFHDTTEDIVIRLVMGVLVQLLCGYVTLPLYALVTQMGTSMRTIVFTEGVVEGLNRWRRKAKKNIARRNNHSARPSLDASLDNSPSFNTLDTSFSVDLDQPSSDAGYLTVEISDEETVATKQPEPRQKLGCFEGFDLRKTS from the exons ATGGCTGGCGACGAGGagacgacgacgacgacgacgGCAGCAACACTTGAAACAACGTCCACTTGGGCTGTTGCCTCTGTTTGCTTCATTTTGATTGCACTCTCCATACTTATTGAGCATGCTCTCCATCTCTTAGCCAAG TACTTCAACAAGAAGCGGAGGAGGTCTCTCATTCATGCTCTTAACAACGTCAAATCGG AGTTGATGCTCTTGGGGTTCGTATCTTTGTTGCTGACTGTGTGCCAAAAGTATATTGCGAAGATTTGTATCCCAAGGAGCGTAGGTGAAACTTTTCTTCCCTGCAAGACCTTGACAGAAAGTGATTCAGAAGAAGAAACCAAATGCGAAGAGCAG GGAAAGATGTCTTTGTTGTCTACACAAGGCGTGGAGGAACTACAGTACTTAATTTTCGTGCTGGCCTTCTTCCATTCGCTCTACTGCGTCCTCACATTCGGTCTTGGGATGGCCAAG ATGAAGAAATGGGAGTCCTGGGAGGCAGAAACAAGAACACTGGAATATCAGTTTACAAATG ATCCACGGAGGTTCAGGCTCATCCATCAGACATCATTTGGAAAGCAACATCTGAGATATTGGAGTGAGCATCGGATACTTCGTTGGCCG GTTTGTTTTATTCAGCAGTTCTATCCATCCGTCTCCAAAGTGGATTACTTGACTCTTAGACATGGGTTCATTATG GCCCATTTTGCAGAAGGAAGCAACTATGACTTCCAAAAGTATATAAAAAGAGCTTTGGAAAAAGACTTTGGAGTGGTGGTGGGAGGAAG TTTCTGGGTTTGGAGTTTCTCCATGCTTTTTGTGTTCTTCAATGCTCAAG TATTTTACAACTATTTATGGCTACCCTTTATTCCATTGGTG ATGCTGTTGTTGGTTGGAACAAAGCTACAGGGCATTATAACTAAGATGTGCCTAGATAGCCATGATAAAGCTCTCGTTGTTAGAGGAACTTTGCTTGTCAGGCCCAGTGATCACTTCTTCTGGTTTGGAAAACCGGAATTGCTCCTACATCTTATGCACTTTATATTGTTTCAG AACTCTTTTCAACTGGCGTTCTTTACATGGACTTGG TACAAATTTGGATTCAGATCATGCTTCCATGATACAACTGAGGATATCGTCATAAGGCTTGTCATGGGTGTGTTAGTACAACTCCTTTGTGGCTACGTGACACTGCCTCTGTATGCCCTGGTCACGCAg ATGGGGACATCAATGAGGACAATTGTCTTTACTGAGGGAGTCGTTGAAGGTCTGAACAGATGGAGAAGGAAAGCCAAGAAAAACATAGCACGCAGGAACAACCACTCAGCTCGTCCCTCCCTGGATGCTTCACTGGACAATTCACCTTCTTTTAACACTCTGGATACTTCTTTCTCTGTAGACCTCGATCAGCCATCATCAGATGCTGGCTATTTGACTGTTGAAATATCAGATGAAGAGACGGTCGCAACTAAACAGCCAGAACCGCGTCAGAAGTTGGGATGTTTTGAGGGTTTCGACTTGCGCAAAACATCATAA